A single genomic interval of Mucilaginibacter robiniae harbors:
- a CDS encoding FeoA family protein, producing the protein MKKLSQLQVGKKGVIKEFTDLEMSVKLMEMGCLPGEEIKVERVAPLGDPIAINVSGYMLSLRKREASTIILQ; encoded by the coding sequence ATGAAAAAGTTATCGCAACTGCAAGTAGGAAAAAAAGGGGTTATCAAGGAATTTACTGATCTGGAAATGTCGGTAAAACTGATGGAGATGGGATGCTTGCCGGGTGAAGAGATTAAGGTAGAACGCGTAGCCCCACTGGGCGACCCAATAGCCATTAATGTTTCCGGCTACATGCTGAGCCTACGCAAGCGTGAAGCTTCGACTATTATTTTACAATAG